A genome region from Mycolicibacterium litorale includes the following:
- a CDS encoding acyltransferase: MTTMWGAPLHKRWRGSRLRDPRQARFLTRASVRWVLANRAYTPWYLVRYWRLLKFKLANPHVITRGMVFLGKNVEIQATPELAQLEIGRWVHIGDKNTIRAHEGSLRIGDKVVLGRDNVINTYLDIELGDSVLMADWCYVCDFDHKMDSIEMPIKDQGIVKSPVRIGPDTWVATKVSVLRGTTVGRGCVLAAHAVVKGDIPDFSIAVGAPAKVVKNRKLAWESSAAQRAELAAALADIERKKASR; this comes from the coding sequence ATGACCACGATGTGGGGCGCTCCGCTGCACAAGCGTTGGCGGGGCTCGCGACTGCGTGACCCGCGCCAGGCCCGGTTCCTGACGCGGGCTTCGGTCAGATGGGTGCTGGCCAACCGCGCCTACACCCCCTGGTACCTGGTCCGTTACTGGCGGCTGCTGAAGTTCAAGCTGGCCAACCCGCACGTGATCACCCGCGGGATGGTGTTCCTGGGCAAGAACGTCGAGATCCAGGCGACGCCCGAGTTGGCCCAGCTCGAGATCGGGCGCTGGGTGCACATCGGCGACAAGAACACCATTCGCGCCCACGAGGGCTCGCTGCGCATCGGCGACAAGGTGGTGCTGGGGCGCGACAACGTCATCAACACCTATCTCGACATCGAACTCGGGGACTCGGTCCTGATGGCCGACTGGTGCTACGTCTGCGACTTCGACCACAAGATGGACAGCATCGAGATGCCGATCAAGGACCAGGGCATCGTCAAGAGCCCGGTGCGGATCGGCCCCGACACCTGGGTGGCCACCAAGGTCAGCGTGCTGCGCGGCACCACGGTCGGCCGCGGATGCGTGCTGGCCGCCCATGCTGTGGTCAAGGGCGACATCCCGGACTTCTCGATCGCGGTCGGCGCGCCGGCGAAGGTGGTCAAGAACCGCAAGCTGGCATGGGAGAGCTCCGCGGCGCAGCGTGCCGAACTCGCCGCCGCGCTGGCCGACATCGAGCGCAAGAAGGCTTCTCGCTAG
- a CDS encoding outer membrane protein assembly factor BamB family protein, translating to MFRRFLVLTVSALLVGVSAGCGDTSSWVQARAASGWAAQYGDAANSSFVDADGPDALKLEWSRSVKGDLGAAVAIDSEGHLAANAQSPAGCSLMVWEADNNGRQRWCSRLVQGAGSASPLFDGFGNLYVGQPGAILSFPLTQWIRWRRLVIGMPTTPRIMASGQLLVVTHLGQVLVFDAHRGTVEGTPLDLVSGVDPRNSERGLGDCAQSRPGCPVAAAPAFSAAGNIVVLTLWEPGAAKPVVVGLRYRPGQTPLLAREWTSDAVDKGPLASPVLSADGATVYVNGRDQRLWALDTSDGAAKWSVPLDYLPQTPPSVSPDGVIVAGGGPGAKLTAIRDEGDRGEVLWTRDDVVPLTTSSRAGRLGYAVAEAPERGQELLVVDTADGRTVNTYPLPEATGWPVGVSLGPDGRVVAATSDGQVYGFAPD from the coding sequence GTGTTCCGGCGATTCCTCGTGCTGACGGTTTCAGCGCTGCTGGTGGGTGTGTCAGCCGGGTGCGGCGACACGTCATCGTGGGTCCAGGCGCGCGCCGCCTCGGGGTGGGCGGCGCAGTACGGCGACGCGGCCAACAGCAGCTTCGTCGACGCCGACGGGCCCGATGCGCTGAAGCTGGAGTGGAGCCGGTCGGTCAAGGGTGACCTCGGCGCCGCGGTGGCCATCGACTCCGAAGGCCATCTCGCGGCCAACGCCCAGAGCCCGGCGGGCTGCTCGCTGATGGTGTGGGAGGCCGACAACAACGGCCGGCAGCGGTGGTGCTCGCGCCTCGTGCAGGGCGCCGGCTCGGCCAGCCCGTTGTTCGACGGGTTCGGGAACCTCTATGTCGGTCAGCCGGGGGCGATCCTGTCGTTCCCGTTGACCCAGTGGATCCGTTGGCGCCGCCTCGTGATCGGTATGCCGACGACACCGCGGATCATGGCGTCGGGCCAGTTGCTGGTGGTGACCCACCTGGGTCAGGTGCTCGTGTTCGACGCGCACCGCGGCACCGTGGAGGGCACACCCCTGGATCTGGTCAGCGGCGTCGATCCGAGGAACTCCGAGCGAGGCCTCGGCGACTGCGCCCAGTCGCGGCCCGGATGCCCGGTGGCCGCGGCTCCGGCCTTCTCGGCCGCAGGCAACATCGTGGTGCTCACCCTGTGGGAGCCGGGCGCCGCGAAGCCCGTCGTCGTCGGGTTGCGCTACCGGCCGGGCCAGACGCCGCTGCTGGCGCGCGAATGGACCAGCGATGCGGTGGACAAGGGGCCGCTGGCCAGTCCGGTGCTCTCGGCCGACGGGGCGACGGTGTACGTCAACGGCCGCGACCAACGACTGTGGGCGCTCGACACGTCGGATGGCGCCGCGAAATGGTCGGTGCCGCTGGACTATCTACCGCAGACGCCGCCCTCGGTCTCACCCGACGGCGTGATCGTCGCGGGTGGCGGGCCGGGGGCGAAGCTGACGGCGATCCGTGACGAGGGCGACCGTGGCGAGGTGCTGTGGACGCGCGACGACGTCGTCCCGCTGACCACGTCGAGTCGCGCCGGCCGCCTCGGTTACGCCGTCGCCGAGGCGCCCGAGCGCGGTCAGGAGCTGCTGGTGGTCGACACCGCCGACGGCCGCACCGTCAACACCTACCCGCTGCCGGAGGCGACGGGGTGGCCGGTCGGGGTGTCCCTCGGACCCGACGGGCGCGTGGTCGCCGCCACCAGCGACGGACAGGTGTACGGATTCGCGCCTGACTGA
- a CDS encoding esterase yields MRRALSVAALLTATVLTGWSGTPVASAQTACADLGGALNAEQSCQVHASTPTYTLDFSFPAGYPDEQAVSAYLRQTRDGFVNVSEMPGSRGLPYVLDAKGTAYHSGLAPRGTQSLVLEVYQNVGGAHPQTWFKAFSYDLGTRTPITFDTLFRPGTRPLDVVFPAVQRDLQEKTGIDQPVLPADGLDPQSYQNFAITDDAVIFFFGQGELLPEAAGATQASVPRAVLAPLLAI; encoded by the coding sequence ATGAGACGAGCACTATCCGTCGCGGCGCTGCTGACCGCCACCGTGCTGACCGGTTGGTCCGGCACACCGGTGGCGTCGGCGCAGACCGCGTGCGCCGACCTCGGTGGCGCGCTGAACGCCGAGCAGTCCTGTCAGGTGCACGCGTCGACCCCCACGTACACCCTCGATTTCAGCTTCCCGGCCGGCTACCCCGACGAGCAGGCGGTGTCGGCGTACCTGCGCCAGACCCGCGACGGGTTCGTCAACGTCTCCGAGATGCCGGGCTCGCGCGGGCTGCCGTACGTGCTCGACGCCAAGGGCACCGCCTACCATTCCGGGTTGGCCCCGCGCGGGACGCAGAGCCTGGTGCTGGAGGTCTACCAGAACGTCGGCGGTGCGCACCCACAGACGTGGTTCAAGGCGTTCTCCTACGACCTCGGCACCCGTACCCCGATCACGTTCGACACGCTGTTCCGGCCGGGCACCCGTCCGCTGGATGTGGTGTTCCCCGCGGTGCAGCGCGACCTGCAGGAGAAGACCGGCATCGACCAGCCCGTCCTGCCCGCCGACGGCCTCGACCCACAGAGCTACCAGAATTTCGCGATCACCGACGATGCGGTGATCTTCTTCTTCGGCCAGGGCGAACTGCTGCCGGAAGCCGCGGGCGCGACGCAGGCCTCGGTGCCGCGGGCGGTGCTCGCCCCGCTGCTGGCGATCTGA
- a CDS encoding THUMP-like domain-containing protein, whose translation MRPEGLVLQRDDHRGQAVLGFGLESVAYLGGDEGRRALDEVAALPLTPATLVADIASARTRFGDRAGVLVETVRLRRKAADKLPGTAGWLFTDEALQQATAGAVAAHRARRLAGRPVHDATCSVGTELAALADHASYVVGSDLDPVRLAMARHNLATDGRGVPLLRADALRPVTRDTVVLLDPARRSGGRRTFDPRAYAPPLDAVLDTYAGRDVAVKCAPGVDFNAVRDLGFDGEIEITSYGGSVREACLWSAGLAPAGVTRRASLLDRAEELTDADPDDCAVGPAGRWIVDPDGAVVRAGLVRHYAARHGLWQLDPDIAYLSGDRLPDGVRGFEVLEQVSYQEKRLRQALAAHDAGALEILVRGVDADPDALRRRLRPRGSAAVSVVITRLGAGTASRATAFICRPSR comes from the coding sequence ATTCGTCCCGAAGGGCTGGTTCTACAACGTGATGATCACCGGGGTCAAGCCGTCCTAGGGTTCGGCCTCGAATCCGTCGCCTACCTCGGCGGCGACGAGGGTCGCCGGGCGCTCGACGAGGTCGCGGCACTGCCGCTGACCCCTGCCACCCTGGTCGCTGACATCGCCTCTGCGCGAACGAGATTCGGCGACCGCGCCGGCGTCCTCGTCGAGACGGTGCGGTTGCGGCGCAAGGCGGCCGACAAGCTGCCCGGCACCGCCGGCTGGCTGTTCACCGACGAGGCGCTGCAGCAGGCCACCGCGGGCGCCGTCGCGGCGCACCGGGCGCGGCGGTTGGCCGGCCGCCCGGTGCACGACGCGACGTGCTCGGTCGGCACCGAGCTTGCCGCCCTTGCCGATCACGCGTCCTACGTGGTGGGCAGCGACCTCGACCCGGTGCGGTTGGCGATGGCCCGGCACAATCTCGCCACCGATGGCCGCGGCGTGCCGCTCCTGCGTGCCGACGCCCTGCGGCCGGTCACCCGCGACACCGTCGTGCTGCTCGACCCGGCGCGCAGAAGCGGCGGGCGACGCACCTTCGATCCGCGCGCCTACGCTCCGCCGCTCGACGCCGTCCTCGACACGTACGCCGGCAGGGACGTCGCCGTCAAATGCGCTCCCGGAGTGGATTTCAACGCGGTGCGCGACCTCGGGTTCGACGGTGAGATCGAGATCACCTCCTACGGCGGCAGCGTGCGGGAGGCGTGCCTGTGGTCAGCCGGGCTGGCACCGGCCGGGGTGACCCGCCGGGCCAGCCTCCTCGACCGTGCCGAAGAACTCACCGACGCCGACCCCGACGACTGCGCGGTCGGGCCGGCGGGACGCTGGATCGTGGACCCGGACGGCGCCGTGGTGCGCGCCGGGCTGGTCCGGCACTACGCCGCGCGGCACGGGCTGTGGCAGCTCGACCCCGACATCGCCTACCTGTCCGGCGACCGGTTACCGGACGGCGTGCGCGGTTTCGAGGTGCTCGAACAGGTCTCCTACCAGGAGAAGCGGTTGCGCCAGGCGCTCGCCGCCCATGACGCCGGCGCGCTCGAGATCCTGGTCCGCGGCGTCGATGCCGACCCGGACGCACTGCGCCGCCGACTGCGCCCCCGCGGCAGCGCCGCGGTGTCGGTCGTCATCACCCGGTTGGGCGCCGGGACCGCAAGCCGGGCAACGGCCTTCATATGTCGGCCGTCACGTTGA
- a CDS encoding class I SAM-dependent methyltransferase, with protein sequence MTSIDHTSTDLPASNPHATAEQVEAAMSDSKLAQVLYHDWEAETYDEKWSISYDQRCVDYARGRFDAAVPEEVQRELPYDRALELGCGTGFFLLNLIQAGVARRGSVTDLSPGMVKVATRNGQSLGLDIDGRVADAEGIPYEDDTFDLVVGHAVLHHIPDVELSLREVIRVLKPGGRFVFAGEPTTVGNRYARELSTLTWRIATNVTKLPMLSDWRRPQTELDESSRAAALEAVVDLHTFDPADLEKMARSAGAVEVRTASEEFTAAMLGWPVRTFEAAVPPGRLGWGWAKFAFSSWTTLSWVDSNVWRRFVPKGWFYNVMITGVKPS encoded by the coding sequence ATGACGAGTATCGACCACACGTCCACCGATCTGCCCGCGTCCAACCCGCACGCGACCGCCGAACAGGTCGAGGCCGCCATGTCCGACTCGAAGCTCGCCCAGGTGCTCTACCACGACTGGGAGGCCGAGACCTACGACGAGAAGTGGTCGATCTCCTACGACCAGCGCTGCGTCGACTACGCCCGCGGCCGGTTCGACGCCGCGGTGCCCGAAGAGGTGCAGCGTGAACTGCCCTACGACCGGGCGCTCGAGCTCGGCTGCGGCACCGGCTTCTTCCTGCTCAACCTGATCCAGGCGGGCGTCGCCCGGCGCGGATCGGTGACCGACCTGTCACCCGGCATGGTGAAGGTAGCCACCCGTAACGGCCAGTCGCTGGGGCTCGACATCGACGGCCGGGTCGCCGACGCCGAAGGCATCCCGTACGAGGACGACACCTTCGACCTGGTGGTCGGGCACGCGGTGCTGCACCACATCCCCGACGTCGAGCTGTCCCTGCGCGAGGTCATCCGGGTGCTCAAGCCGGGCGGCCGGTTCGTGTTCGCCGGCGAACCGACCACGGTGGGCAATCGCTATGCCCGCGAGCTGTCGACGCTGACGTGGCGGATCGCCACCAACGTCACCAAGCTCCCGATGCTCTCGGACTGGCGGCGCCCGCAGACCGAGCTCGACGAGTCGTCGCGCGCCGCGGCCCTCGAAGCCGTCGTCGATCTGCACACCTTCGACCCGGCCGACCTCGAGAAGATGGCCCGCTCGGCCGGCGCCGTCGAGGTTCGCACGGCCAGTGAGGAATTCACCGCCGCCATGCTCGGCTGGCCGGTGCGGACGTTCGAGGCCGCCGTGCCCCCGGGCCGATTGGGCTGGGGCTGGGCGAAATTCGCATTCAGCAGCTGGACGACACTGAGCTGGGTCGACTCCAACGTGTGGCGTCGATTCGTCCCGAAGGGCTGGTTCTACAACGTGATGATCACCGGGGTCAAGCCGTCCTAG
- a CDS encoding enoyl-CoA hydratase, whose translation MREFVGVHTSDEQPGIATLLLSRPPTNALTRQVYRELAAAADELAGRDDITAVILFGGHEIFSAGDDVPALRTLDQEESAAAAEVARRAIAAVAAIPKPTVAAVTGYALGSGLTLALAADWRVSGDNVKVGSTEILAGLAPGPDATARLARAVGVSHAKDLVFSGRFVGAEEAHALGLLDELAAPDGVYDAAVAWAGRFSDHPPQVLAAAKAAFAG comes from the coding sequence ATGAGGGAGTTCGTCGGCGTCCACACCAGCGACGAGCAGCCGGGCATCGCCACGCTGCTGCTGTCGCGTCCGCCGACCAACGCGCTGACCCGTCAGGTCTACCGCGAGTTGGCCGCGGCCGCAGACGAACTCGCCGGCCGCGACGACATCACCGCGGTGATCCTGTTCGGCGGGCACGAGATCTTCTCCGCCGGCGATGACGTTCCCGCGCTGCGCACCCTCGACCAGGAGGAGAGCGCGGCCGCCGCGGAGGTGGCCCGCCGCGCCATCGCCGCGGTGGCGGCCATCCCGAAGCCGACCGTCGCCGCGGTGACCGGCTACGCCCTGGGCAGTGGCCTGACCCTGGCCCTGGCCGCCGACTGGCGGGTCAGCGGCGACAACGTCAAGGTGGGATCGACCGAGATCCTCGCCGGGCTGGCTCCGGGCCCGGACGCCACCGCCCGGCTGGCCCGGGCGGTCGGCGTGAGCCACGCCAAGGACCTGGTGTTCTCCGGGCGCTTCGTCGGCGCCGAGGAGGCCCACGCGCTGGGGCTGCTCGACGAGTTGGCCGCACCCGACGGCGTCTACGACGCGGCCGTGGCCTGGGCGGGACGGTTCAGCGACCACCCGCCCCAGGTGCTGGCTGCCGCCAAGGCGGCCTTCGCCGGTTAG
- a CDS encoding NUDIX hydrolase: MTEAAEKSTPEPLVPRPAATVMLIRDTPDGIKVFLMRRHAGMEFVAGVMVFPGGGVDDRDRNADIAWAGPGPRWWADRLGVDEDLAEALVCAAARETFEECGVLFAGAADDPDVLVDDASVYREARLALTNRSLSFADFLRTEKLVLRADLLRPWANWVTPEEERTRRYDTYFFVGALPAGQRADGENTETDQAGWITPEEALRDFADGRSFLLPPTWTQLDALAGRTVGEVLAVERRIEAVQPTLAVRNGNWEIEFFDSDRYNAARNHRAP; this comes from the coding sequence ATGACCGAAGCCGCGGAGAAGTCGACCCCGGAGCCACTCGTCCCACGGCCGGCCGCGACGGTGATGCTGATCCGCGACACCCCGGACGGGATCAAGGTGTTCCTGATGCGCCGGCACGCGGGGATGGAGTTCGTCGCCGGCGTGATGGTCTTCCCGGGTGGCGGGGTCGACGACCGTGACCGCAACGCCGACATCGCGTGGGCCGGTCCGGGACCGCGGTGGTGGGCCGACCGGCTCGGAGTCGACGAGGACCTCGCCGAGGCGCTGGTGTGCGCGGCCGCCCGCGAGACGTTCGAGGAGTGCGGCGTGCTGTTCGCCGGCGCCGCCGACGATCCGGACGTGCTCGTCGACGACGCGTCGGTGTACCGCGAGGCGCGGCTGGCGCTGACCAACCGCTCGCTGTCGTTCGCCGACTTCCTGCGCACCGAGAAGCTGGTGCTGAGGGCGGACCTGCTGCGCCCGTGGGCGAACTGGGTGACCCCCGAAGAGGAACGCACTCGCCGCTACGACACGTACTTCTTCGTCGGAGCCCTGCCTGCCGGTCAGCGGGCCGACGGCGAGAACACCGAGACCGACCAGGCCGGCTGGATCACCCCCGAAGAGGCCCTGCGGGACTTCGCCGACGGCCGTTCCTTCCTGCTGCCCCCGACGTGGACGCAACTCGACGCATTGGCCGGCCGGACGGTGGGCGAGGTGCTCGCCGTCGAACGCCGCATCGAGGCTGTACAGCCCACGCTGGCCGTTCGCAACGGCAACTGGGAGATCGAATTCTTCGACAGCGACCGCTACAACGCGGCGCGCAACCACCGGGCGCCGTGA
- a CDS encoding ABC transporter ATP-binding protein: MPDEDAADGATDIATDIATDDDLLIDFAKVSLRRGGRTLVGPLTWAVELDERWVIIGPNGAGKTSLLRIAAAMEHPSSGTAYVLGERLGRTDMAELRSRVGLSSSALSERIPPGEVVRDLVVSAGYAVLGRWRERYDDVDYEQAVDMLESVGAEHLAERVYDTLSEGERKRVLIARSLMTDPELLLLDEPAAGLDLGGREELVARLADLAADPDAPAMVLVTHHVEEIPQGFSHCLILSEGKVVDAGLLTDVLTAENLSKAFGQRIALDVIDGRYFARRIRTRAAHRRRS; the protein is encoded by the coding sequence GTGCCCGACGAAGACGCAGCCGACGGTGCGACCGACATCGCCACCGACATCGCCACTGACGATGACCTGCTGATCGACTTCGCCAAAGTCAGCCTGCGCCGCGGCGGCCGAACGCTGGTCGGCCCCCTGACGTGGGCGGTCGAACTCGACGAGCGCTGGGTGATCATCGGACCCAACGGGGCGGGGAAGACGTCGCTGCTGCGGATCGCCGCCGCGATGGAACATCCGTCCTCGGGCACGGCCTACGTGCTGGGGGAGCGGCTCGGCCGCACCGACATGGCCGAGCTGCGGTCACGGGTCGGCCTGTCCAGTTCGGCCCTCTCAGAACGCATTCCGCCCGGCGAAGTGGTCCGCGACCTGGTGGTGTCCGCCGGCTACGCGGTGCTGGGGCGGTGGCGGGAACGCTACGACGACGTCGACTACGAGCAGGCCGTCGACATGCTGGAAAGCGTGGGCGCCGAGCACCTGGCCGAACGCGTCTACGACACCCTGTCCGAAGGTGAGCGCAAACGCGTGCTGATCGCGCGCTCGCTGATGACCGACCCGGAACTGCTCCTGCTCGACGAGCCGGCCGCAGGCCTCGACCTCGGTGGACGCGAGGAACTCGTCGCACGGCTGGCCGACCTCGCGGCCGACCCGGACGCACCCGCGATGGTGCTCGTCACCCACCACGTCGAGGAGATCCCGCAGGGGTTCAGCCACTGCCTGATCCTCTCGGAGGGCAAGGTCGTCGACGCCGGTCTGCTGACCGACGTGCTGACGGCCGAGAACCTGTCCAAGGCGTTCGGTCAGCGGATCGCCCTCGACGTGATCGACGGTCGCTACTTCGCTCGTCGTATCCGTACCCGTGCCGCCCACAGGAGACGTTCATGA
- the yczE gene encoding membrane protein YczE, which yields MALMVRAGLGLDPWDVFHQGLAERTGMTIGSASAVAGVAVLLAWIPLRNRPGVGTVANVLVIAVTVDAGLAVLPAPSALPVQVAWMFGAVVLNALATVLYVGAGLGPGPRDGLMTGLVRRTGHSVRLVRTLIEATVLTVGWLLGGTVGIGTVIYAFGIGPLVQLFIRLTPARLLAVSGWATTVARPPVPPTDPQVAAPAGYGTMVGCPTKTQPTVRPTSPPTSPLTMTC from the coding sequence ATGGCGTTGATGGTGCGCGCCGGACTCGGCCTCGACCCATGGGACGTGTTCCACCAGGGACTCGCCGAACGCACCGGGATGACCATCGGGTCCGCCTCCGCCGTGGCGGGGGTGGCGGTGCTGCTCGCGTGGATCCCGCTGCGCAACCGGCCCGGCGTGGGCACCGTGGCCAACGTGCTGGTGATCGCGGTGACCGTCGACGCCGGCCTGGCCGTGCTGCCCGCCCCGTCGGCGCTGCCGGTTCAGGTGGCCTGGATGTTCGGCGCCGTGGTGCTCAACGCGCTGGCCACCGTGCTCTACGTCGGCGCCGGGCTGGGACCCGGGCCCCGCGACGGGCTGATGACCGGCCTGGTCCGGCGCACGGGCCACTCGGTACGGCTGGTTCGCACGCTGATCGAGGCGACCGTGCTCACCGTGGGCTGGCTGCTGGGCGGGACGGTCGGCATCGGTACCGTGATCTACGCGTTCGGGATCGGGCCACTGGTGCAACTGTTCATCCGGCTCACGCCCGCCCGGCTGCTCGCGGTCAGCGGCTGGGCCACCACCGTCGCCCGACCACCGGTCCCGCCCACCGACCCGCAGGTTGCGGCACCCGCCGGGTACGGCACGATGGTCGGGTGCCCGACGAAGACGCAGCCGACGGTGCGACCGACATCGCCACCGACATCGCCACTGACGATGACCTGCTGA
- the serB gene encoding phosphoserine phosphatase SerB, producing MASPVGSSRERSSLLITVTGLDQPGVTSALFEVLSRHRVELLNVEQVVVRGRLTLGVLVAAQPEVADGDALRADVEEAIHEVGLDVTIERSADAPVMREPSTHTIVVLGRPITASAFGVVAREVASLGVNIDTIRGVSDYPVTGLELRVSVPAGAAYGQLQKALARVAVDEGVDIALEDYSLSRRAKRLIVFDVDSTLIQGEVIEMLAARAGMEAQVAAVTEAAMRGELDFAESLHRRVATLAGLPASVLDDVAEQIELTPGARTTLRTLRRLGFHCGIVSGGFRQVIEPLAHELMMDFVAANELEIVDGKLTGRVVGEVIDRPGKAKALRNFAQQAGVPMEQTVAVGDGANDIDMLAAAGLGVAFNAKPALREVADASLSHPYLDTVLFILGVTRGEIEAADAIDGLLRRVEIPED from the coding sequence GTGGCCTCGCCTGTCGGCTCTTCGCGCGAGCGCTCATCGCTGCTGATCACCGTCACCGGACTCGACCAGCCCGGTGTCACGTCCGCACTGTTCGAGGTGCTGTCCCGGCATAGGGTCGAGCTGCTCAACGTCGAACAGGTGGTGGTCCGTGGCCGCCTGACACTCGGCGTCCTGGTGGCGGCGCAGCCCGAGGTCGCCGACGGTGATGCGTTGCGGGCCGACGTCGAGGAGGCCATCCACGAGGTCGGTCTCGACGTGACGATCGAGCGCAGCGCGGACGCCCCGGTCATGCGGGAGCCGTCGACGCACACCATCGTCGTGCTCGGCCGCCCGATCACCGCCTCGGCGTTCGGGGTGGTGGCCCGTGAGGTCGCCTCGCTCGGCGTCAACATCGACACCATCCGCGGTGTCTCCGACTACCCCGTCACCGGGCTGGAGCTGCGGGTGTCGGTCCCGGCCGGCGCCGCCTACGGACAGCTGCAGAAGGCGCTCGCGCGGGTGGCGGTGGACGAGGGCGTCGACATCGCACTCGAGGACTACAGCCTGTCCCGGCGCGCCAAGCGGCTGATCGTGTTCGACGTGGACTCGACCCTCATCCAGGGCGAGGTGATCGAGATGCTTGCGGCGCGTGCGGGTATGGAAGCGCAAGTGGCCGCCGTCACCGAGGCCGCCATGCGCGGCGAACTCGACTTCGCCGAATCGCTGCACCGTCGCGTCGCGACCCTGGCCGGGCTGCCCGCCTCGGTGCTCGACGACGTCGCCGAGCAGATCGAACTCACCCCGGGCGCGCGCACGACGCTGCGCACCTTGCGCCGGCTGGGATTCCACTGCGGCATCGTCTCGGGCGGCTTCCGTCAGGTGATCGAACCGCTGGCCCACGAGCTGATGATGGACTTCGTCGCGGCCAACGAGCTCGAGATCGTCGACGGCAAGCTGACCGGCCGCGTCGTCGGCGAGGTCATCGACCGGCCCGGTAAGGCCAAGGCGCTGCGCAACTTCGCACAACAGGCCGGTGTGCCGATGGAGCAGACGGTCGCCGTCGGCGACGGCGCCAACGACATCGACATGCTCGCCGCGGCGGGTCTGGGTGTGGCGTTCAACGCCAAACCGGCGTTGCGCGAGGTCGCCGACGCCTCACTGAGCCATCCGTACCTCGACACGGTCCTGTTCATCCTCGGGGTGACGCGCGGGGAGATCGAAGCCGCCGACGCCATCGACGGACTGCTGCGCCGCGTCGAGATCCCCGAGGACTAG